A region of the Oncorhynchus clarkii lewisi isolate Uvic-CL-2024 chromosome 29, UVic_Ocla_1.0, whole genome shotgun sequence genome:
TGGCCTTTGCACAGTGCCGAGGGGCCTTCCGTCTGGGTTGCAGATTTTGTTTCTCAGGTACAATGACATCAGGACTGTAACACCGGAAGACTTCAGGGATATTCTACGAATTAAAGTCATCCGTTTAAGTGACAACTGCCAAGGGAGTGTCTGTAGTGGGACCCTGGATATTGCAAACCACACTTTTTCCAGCCTCACTAACCTGACAAACCTGACACTGTCTTTTAACAGACTGAAAGTAATCCCTAATTTTCTCCCCGCATCCCTCCAGCTGCTCAAACTCGAACGGAACCAAATCACCCACATTCAACAGCATGACCTGAGTGCACTCACTAATCTGAGCGCTCTAGACCTTTCGGGTAACTGTCCTGTGTGTTCTAACACCCCGTTCCTCTGCTTTCCCTGTAATACACCCAACGGGGCACTACAGATTCACCCAGATGCCTTCAGGAGCCTCTCCCAGCTGCAGGAGCTGAGCCTATCAGGAAACTCCCTAGAGCACCTACAAACATCCTGGTTTGAGAACCTCACCAAATTACACTACCTGTACCTCTCATTTAATCGTCTGGTTGGGGAGATAGCCAATGGGGACTTCCTCTCTGTGCTACCTTTCGTAGAAGTGATGGACTTGTCTTACAATAATGCTGGACAAAATTCCCACAACTTGACCCTCTCAAAGAATTTTTCCAAACTGGCCTCTCTGAAGACATTACACCTAGAAAACTATGTTTTTTCAGCTCTTCACAAAAATCACTTGGAACCACTTTACAGTTTATCTAATCTGTCTGTCCTCAATTTGGGAACCAACTTCATTTATTGGACAGACCTTTCACTTTTTGAAAAGTTCCACAATTTATCCAGTGTTGGCCTctcagagaacagtctgactttcCTGCCCAAGAGGGTAGATGCCTTGTCTGTGAATGGGTATGGCTGGGGCTATGAGCCAGATATAGACAGGTACGGGCCTTTCATACACAAGGATCAATTCTACCGTCGCCATTTGCCTAACATTAAACCAGAGTGTCTTGCGTACGGTCCAGTGCTCGACCTCAGCAAAAACAACATCTTCCACATAAACCCTGATATGCTGCAGGGCCTGAACAACACAGCTTGTCTCAACCTGTCATCTAACTTCATTGGAGACATGTTCAACGGCAGTGAGTTTGTACATTTCTCCAAGCTGAAGTACTTGGATCTATCCCAGAATAAAGTCTACCTGCGCTATGAGCATGCATTCAGTGAACTGACAGCACTGGAGGTGTTGGACTTGAGTTATAATAAACATTACTTTCTGGTGGCAGGGCTAAACCACAGTTTAGCGTTCCTAGAACACCTGGATTCTCTGAAGGTTCTGAACTTGAGCTGGAATGAGATCAGCACCCTCACTGATAAAACCATGTCAAGCAGCTCCCTGCAAGAATTAAACTTCCAGGGCAACCGCCTGGACATCATGTGGAACGAGGGTCTGGACTTTAATCATCTTTTCAGAGAACTTAATAACCTGACGTCCCTGGATCTGTCATACAACCAGCTCCGCCACATCCCATCTGAGGTATACCACAACTTCCCCAAGGCCCTGAGACACTTGACTCTGAGTAAAAACGGACTTGAGGACTTTAACTGGACGATGCTCACACAACTGCCACATCTGGAGGAGCTGGACTTGAGTAAGAACCACCTGGAGCAGGTGGCCTTAACCGTCTCCACTCTTAACAGTTCACTGAGGCTGCTGGACCTGAGCCATAACAGGATTTCCCAGCTAGCGCCTGGTTTCCTCAGCGGCGCCAGGAGCCTGTATGTGCTGAACCTCAGCTTCAACCTGCTGGAGCTCATCAACCAGACAACGTTTGAAACTGGAGCTGAGAACCACCTCCAGCAGGTGTCACTACAGGGGAACCCGATCCACTGCACCTGTGACTTGCTGGAGTTCCAACTGTGGATGAGGAGTAATGAGGTGGAGATCCCTCTGCTGGCCAGCGGGGTGACGTGCGACATGCCCATGGAGAGGAAGGGCAGGTCTGTGCTGAGTTACGACATAGAGGAATGCGTGAAGGATGACAACGCAATGGCCTTCTGCATCCTCACGTTGTTACTCATCGTTCACGTTCTGTTGGTATCACTCACAGCACACCTCTTTTACTGGGATCTGTCCTATATTCTTGACTACTGTGGGGCCAAGCTGAAGCACCAATGTCTCTTACAGCACACAGCCTGTGTCTACGATGCCTTCGTCATGTATGACACCACAGACCCGCTGGCCTCTGATTGGGTGTTGAACCACCTTAGGGTGGAACTAGAGGAGCACGGAGAGAGGGTTCGCCCACTCTGCCTGGAGGAGCGTGATTGGATGCCAGGGGTGCCTATCATGGATAACCTTTCCAATAGTGTGCGACAGAGCAGGAAAACGGTGTTTGTGCTGACAGAGGGCTTCCTGTCGCGTGGTGTGGTTAAAATGGCCGCCCTGCTGGTGCAGCAGCGGCTGGTTGAGGAGGGTGTGGATGCCATGGTGTTGCTGCTGCTGCAGCCCCAGGTTCTGCGACGCTCACGCATCCTCCACCTGCGCAGACGGCTCTGCAGGCGCAGTGTTCTGGAGTGGCCAGCAACTGCCTGTCCGGCTGCCCAGCGCTGGTTCTGGCACAACCTGAAGAGAGCCATACGGAAAGATCAGCGAGCCACACACGCATCACTACACGGCACATACTTCACTGGGCGGTGAACTCAAGGACATGAAAGGAACTGACCAAAAACAGGAAACCGATCAAAAACATGGCTGAGTTTACTTACCCTCAGCTTAAAGGTCTCCAATTCCTACTCTGCAGTGTTCTAGAATCAGTTCCTAGAGACATGACTGTGTAGTTCcccttcactcacacacacacacacacacacacacacacacacagacacgcacacacacacacacacacacacacacacacacagacacgcacacacacacacacacacacacagacacacacacgcacacacgcacgcacgcacgcacgcacacgcacacacccacacaatatAGCCTATTATAGCGGCTGCATGGTTTTCTGTACAATCCATAATAGAATATTAGGCCTTGATTTCTGTTTTTCCTGTGAAGGATTATATTATCAATGGTCACATTAGCTTCTCTGTGAAAATGCCTGCCTCatctacagtacaatatagtaaATCATGTGACTCTGTTTACTGTTGATGTACGTGACCTCATCTATACCTGGTAAGAAAACAGTATTATGATCCTATTTTGTCTACATTCAGATGTTTTTGACAGGTGTAAACCAGTCTACCGACAAGTTAATAAACTTAGTTACAATGGTTTCCTGTGGGAGGACAATCTTACTGATCTCAACCACTGGGTGGCAGAGTAACTCCTGATTCGTGTGTTCAGGACTGACATGATGTACACACCACTAGTTCCATATCAGTGGCTTCTCCTACAGTATCACCCGACTCTGGAAGGCAGTGTTCTCCATCCCTGGTCCTAGAGACCCACAGGGTGCGCAGGCTTGAGTGAGTCATACTTTACAAAGTGTATCGATATCAGAATGATTTATTATCACCAAATGCAGAAATGCAGACTAGGgccaagatggcgccgacagacatggcagctctgcttctaactcctaagcaactttgcaataatgtttgtatttttttggTATGttatacaagcatttcgctacacccgcaataacatctgctaaatatgtgtatgtgaccaatattttggggatttgatttgacaaacaTACACAGTACACATGTATATGATCTTTGATATAAATACATACTCTTCGTTATACACATACAGAAGACACATTCACGTACATTTGTATATATCTCTGTAGAAATCTTTATTTAAAAACCTTGTTATTATAACTGGCAACATAGTCCTGGAGGCTAGTGTGTGTCCCTGTGCTGATCTTGTCCAGGTGTCCAGGTATCCAGGTATCTAGTCGGAGGAAAGAACACACGTCTCCAGAAGGGAATCTTTCTATTTTAACAATCCAGActgttatgtgttatgttataCCATCACCTACTATATGTCTATGGCCAATTTAGAACGGTTGACTAAATCAGTCAGTGGTTCCCaattctctcctcagggacccccagctgTTCCAGAGGTAATTCACATTCAATTTGCCAATCAACAAAATAACACTGTGGAATTTTAACAATATAATATGACTgacaagaataaaaaaaaaaaaaccctgaGAAAtgttctttatagaaccattctcTGTAAAGGTTATATAAAGAACCATAAAAAAAGGGTACTATATAACCCCAAAAAAGGTTGTAACCATagtggaaccctttttggtgctgtATAGAACCTTTTTAAATGGTTCTTTATAcaatagaaccttaggaaaggtttctttatagcaccatacaggttccatttagaaccttatGAGCATGGTTCTTTATTGAACCttcaaaaaagggttctatatagcaccaaaaCGGGTTCCGCTGTGGCTACAACCCAAGAACCCCTATCGGGTACTATTTagaacacattttgttgtgtgtaTAACTAGGTTTCCATTCAATTGGCAAcatattttcatgtgaatataAAACAAgacacgagatcttcagtttcttggcagtttctcgcatggaatagccttcatttctcaagaaagttctttgtttctggccattttgagcctgtaatcgaacccacaaatgctgatgctccagatacacaaCTCTTCTAAAGGTGACCAGTTTTATAGCTTttaagaacaacagttttcagctgtgctaacataattgcaaaaatgttttctaatgatcaattatcctttgaaaatgctaaacttggattagcgaacacaacgtgccattggaaaacaGTACTGATGGTTGCTTATAATGGGCCTctggctatgtacagtgccttgcgaaagtattcggcccccttgaactttgcgaccttttgccacatttcaggcttcaaacataaagatataaaactgtatttttttgtgaagaatcaacaacaagtgggacacaatcatgaagtggaacgacatttattggatatttaaaacttttttaacaaatcaaaaactgaaaaattgggcgtgcaaaattattcagcccccttaagttaatactttgtagcgccaccttttgctgcgattacagctgtaagtcgcttggggtatgtctctatcagttttgcacatcgagagactgacattttttcccattcctccttgcaaaacagctcgagctcagtgaggttggatggagagcatttgtgaacagcagttttcagttctttccacagattctcgattggattcaggtctggactttgacttggccattctaacacctggatatgtttatttttgaaccattccattgtagattttgctttatgttttggatcattgtcttgttggaagacaaatctccgtcccagtctcaggtcttttgcagactccatcaggttttcttccagaatggtcctgtatttggctccatccatcttcccatcaattttaaccatcttccctgtccctgctgaagaaaagcaggcccaaaccatgatgctgccaccaccatgtttgacagtggggatggtgtgttcagctgtgttgcttttatgccaaacataacgttttgcattgttgccaagaagttcaattttggtttcatctgaccagagcacctgcttccacatgtttggtgtgtctcccaggtggcttgtggcaaactttaaacaacacttttaatggatatctttaagaaatggctttcttcttgccactcttccataaaggccagatttgtgcaataaacggctgattgttgtcctatggacagagtctcccacctcagctgtagatctctgcagttcatccagagtgatcatgggcctcttggctgcatctctgatcagtcttctccttgtatgagctgaaagtttagagggacgaccaggtcttggtagatttgcagtggtctgatactccttccatttcaatattatcgcttgcacagtgctccttgggatgtttaaagcttgggaaatctttttgtatccaaatccggctttaaacttcttcacaacagtatctcggacctgcctggtgtgttccttgttcttcatgatgctctctgcgcttttaacggacctctgagactatcacagtgcaggtgcatttatacggagacttgattacacacaggtggattgtatttatcatcattagtcatttaggtcaacattggatcattcagagatcctcactgaacttctggagagagtttgctgcactgaaagtaaaggggctgaataattttgcacgcccaatttttcagtttttgatttgttaaaaaagtttgaaatatccaataaatgtcgttccacttcatgattgtgtcccacttgttgttgattcttcacaaaaaaaatacagttttatatctttatgtttgaagcctgaaatgtggcaaaaggtcgcaaagttcaagggggccgaatactttcgcaaggcactgtagatattcTATAAAGAATCTGCCATTTccggctacaatagtcatttacaacattaacaaggacatttctaagtgacaccaaacttttgaatggtagtgtacatatgagatgagtaatgtaatatatgcaaacattattaaagtggcattatttaaagtgactagtgatccatttattaaagtagcCAATGATTTGAGTCTTTGTGTTGGCAGcaacctctctgagttagtgattgctgtttaacagtctgatggccttgagatagaagctgtttttcagtttctctgtcccagcattgatgcacctgtactgacctcaccttctggatggtagcaaggtgaacaggcaatggctcgggtggttgttgtctttgatgatatttttggccttcctgtgacattgggtgctgtcggtgtcctggagggcaggtagtttgcccctggtgatgcgttgtgcagaccgcaccaccctcggGAGAGCCTTGCgtttgagggcggtgcagttgccgtaccaggcagtgatacagcccgacaggatgctttcaattgtgcatctgtaaaagtttgtcagggttttaggtgacaagacacatttcttcagcctcctgaggttgaagaggcgctgttgcgccttcttcactacactgtctgtgtgggtgaactaTTTCAGTTGCTCTGTGATGTCattgccgaggaacttaaaactttccaccttctctactactgtcccgtcaatgtggataggggggtgctccctctactgtttcctgcagtccacaatcatctcctttgttttgttgacattgggtgagaggttgttttcctgacaccacactccaagtgctctcccctcctccctgtaggccgtctcgtcgttatTGGTAATCAAGCACACTACTGTTGTGTTTTCTgaaaacttaatgattgagttggaggcatgcatggccacacagtcatgggtgaacagggagtacatttgggccccagtgttgaggatcagcgacgtggagatgttgtttcctacattcaccacctgggggcggcctatcaggaagtccaggacccagttgcagagggcggggttgagacccagggcctcaagcttaatgatgagcttggagggtactatggtgttgaatgctgagctgtagtcaatgaacagcattcttacataggtattcctcttgcccagataggatagggcagtgtgcagtgtaatggagattgcatcgtctgtggacctgttggggcagtatgcaaactgaagtgggtctagggtggcaggtaaggtggaggtgatatgatccttctctcaaagcacttcatgatgacagaagtgattgATACGGGGAGATagtcatttacagtgccttgcgaaagtattcggcccccttgaactttgcgaccttttttcacatttcaggcttcaaacataaagatataaaactgtatttttttgtgaagaatcaacaacaagtgggacacaatcatgaagtggaacgacatttattggatatttaaaacttttttaacaaatcaaaaactgaaaaattgggcgtgcaaaattattcagcccccttaagttaatactttgtagcgccaccttttgctgcgattacagctgtaagtcgcttctggtatgtctctatcagttttgcacatcgagagactgacattttttcccattcctccttgcaaaacagctcgagctcagtgaggttggatggagagcattagtgaacagcagttttcagttctttccacagattctcgattggattctggtctggactttgacttggccattctaacacctggatatgtttatttttgaaccattccattgtagattttgctttatgttttggatcattgtcttgtcatcaattttaaccatcttccctgtccctgctcaagaaaagcaggcccaaaccatgatgctgccaccaccatgtttgacagtggggatggtgtgttcagggtgatgagctgtgttgcttttacgccaaacataacgttttgcattgttgccaaaaagttccattttggtttcatctgaccagagcaccttcttccacatgtttggtgtgtctcccaggtggcttgtggcaaactttaaacaacactttttatggatatctttaagaaatggctttcttcttgccactcttccataaaggccagatttgtgcaataaacggctgattgttgtcctatggacagagtctcccacctcagctgtagatctctgcagttcatccagagtgatcatgggcctcttggctgcatctctgatcagtcttctccttgtatgagctgaaagtttagagggacgaccaggtcttggtagatttgcagtggtctgatactccttccatttcaatattatcgcttgcacagtgctccttgggatgtttaaagcttgggaaatctttttgtatccaaatccggctttaaacttcttcacaacagtatctcggacctgcctggtgtgttccttgttcttcatgatgctctctgcgcttttaacggacctctgagactatcacagtgcaggtgcatttatacggagacttgattacacacaggtggatggtatttatcatcattagtcatttaggtcaacattggatcattcagagatcctcactgaacttctggagagagtttgctgcactgaaagtaaaggggctgaataattttgcacgcccaatttttcagtttttgatttgttaaaaaagtttgaaatatccaataaatgtcgttccacttcatgattgtgtcccacttgttgttgattcttcacaaaaaagtacagttttatatctttatgtttgaagcctgaaatgtggcaaaaggtcgcaaagttcaagggggccaaatactttcgcaaggcactatagttcagttatctttgccttcttgggtacaggaacaatggtggccatcttgaagcttGTAGGGACGGCAGACTGGGGTAGAGAATGAATTAATGAAtatatccgtaaacacaccagctggtctgcacatgctctgaggacgcagctaggtaTGCTGTCTGGGCCagtagccttgcgagggttaacatgtttaaatgtgttactcacgtcggccacggaaaAGGTGAGGGGGCCCCGTAGTCATTGGTAGCGGGCCACGTCAGTGACACTGttttatcctcaaagcgggcaaataaggtgtttagtttgtctggaagcaagacgtcggtgtccgtgacttggctggttttcttttgtaATCCGTAATTGCCTGTCGACCCTGCCACATAGGTCttatgtctgagccgttgaattgcgactccactttgtccctataccgacattttgcttgtttgattgccttgcggtgggaataactacactgtttatattcggccatattcccagtcatctttccatggttaaatgcgggggttcgcgctttcagttttgcgcgaatgccgccatctatccacagtttctggttagggtaggttttaatagtcacagtgggaacaacatctccaatgcactttcttataaactcactcaccgagtttgcgtatacatcaatgttattgagGCTCTGAGGTTGCCATAACatttcccagtccacgtgatcaaaacaatcttgaagcgcagattacgattggtcagaccagcgttgaatggctCTAGTCATGGGTACATCccgtttgagtttctgcctataggacggtaggagcaaaatggagtcgtgatcagatttgccgaagggaggccAGGaaagggccttgtatgcatcgcggaagttagagtagcagtgatccagtgtatTGCCTGCGCAAGtgctgcaatcaatatgctgatagaatttaggtagccttgttctcaaatttgctttgttaaaatccccagctacaaaaAATgaagcctcaggatatatggtttccagtttacatagagtccagtgaagttccttgagggccgttgtggtatctgcttgaggggggatatacacagctgtgacaaaAACTGACGGGAATTCTTTTGGGAGACAATatggtctgcatttgattgtaaggaattctaggtgaacagaaggacttgagttctgtatgttgttatgattacaccatgagtcgttaatcacgAAGCATACACCCCCATCcctcttcttcccagagaggttTATTTATGTCGGCGTGAAGCATGAAGAAACCTGGTGGCTGTACcaactctgacaacatatcctgagagagccatacttccgtgaaacagagaatgttacaatctctgatgtctctctggaaggcaacccttgccctaatttagtccaccttgttgtctagagactggacattggcgactAATATTAATATACTCGTAAGAGGTGAGTGGTGTGCTCACCTTCGaagcctgaccaggaggccgctccgtctACTTCTTCTGCGGCAACGttttttgggtcggcctctgggattagattcaatgtcctgggtggtggtcagaacaaaggatccgcttcgggaaagttgtattcctggtcgtaatgttggcaagttgacgtcgctcttatatccaatagttccttctggctgtatgtaataacccTTAACATTGTCTGGGCATTCTGACAATGTAagaaaaaacgaaatactgcagtttcctaaggactcgaagcgaggcgaccagTTGCCATCTTGCAATATTGGTTGCCATCTtgcaatatttgcgcataaaggcgtttccatCGCCATTTCTTCAATAATTAactttaccgacacaaaaagatcctaCCATGTCGAAAGAACACATGATCTCTCTGCATTTATaaacctgtttccatcacagctgttgtgatttttttaaaattaatacgatatgactttactcgcataaaaactgtAGATGTAAACGTGGTTtatgaagcagagagaacagcacacccagagccatatatttagatTATGGCTCTGTGCACGTAGCGCCACCCCATTAGCAGGAAATCTTCCCACGATCCTTCCGCCTCTGAGCACACCCACAGTAAGACTCTCTATACAAATGATTTTTGCTCCAGTTACATGGTCTTTATATACTGTTTCAGGCAGACCATACAGAATTCCTTCAGCATCAGGCATAAACAGTCACAGCGGTACAACAATAATTTATGAACATGGTCtatgcagacagagacagaaaattaAACATTACAAATGTATTTCACCAACATTATCAGAGGATGATCTCATGATTTTGGCTTCAGCCGACCGAGCTCATGTTGTAAACCTGCTATTCCTCTAATGATTCTTTATTAAAACAAAGCATATACTTTTCCAGGTGTGAGTCTCTGTCCTCTTCATTTCATCAGGTACTTTTTGTGGACACCACCAACGTGTGCAGTGACCTCACTCTATGGTAAACCTGTGGTCATAAACCTTTCACGGACGTGTTCTCCGATAAGAGCACACTGTCAGTTCACATTCAACCCATGATCAGCCAATGAAtgtttataaacacacacatcacaggttAAACTCCCGATCAGGTAAAATCACATGAGAACCAGGACGAAAACTTGGATGGAGTTGATGTTAAAGAAAAATACTATTCTTGGGATAAATGCAAATACACTGTCAACAAGCCTTTGTACTGACTTTGG
Encoded here:
- the LOC139388265 gene encoding toll-like receptor 8; translated protein: MKEQHRCPIYTSFQRLLLLLVSLCLSPSCSGRTWAQRKLPCDVISLNHSLAYDCSCRKLLQVPHDISWNATELDLSSNQIKTLSSSSFWNLQNLTLLDLSYNFNPQEHPLKIEDQTFSMLDQLEALLLDGNGLCTVPRGLPSGLQILFLRYNDIRTVTPEDFRDILRIKVIRLSDNCQGSVCSGTLDIANHTFSSLTNLTNLTLSFNRLKVIPNFLPASLQLLKLERNQITHIQQHDLSALTNLSALDLSGNCPVCSNTPFLCFPCNTPNGALQIHPDAFRSLSQLQELSLSGNSLEHLQTSWFENLTKLHYLYLSFNRLVGEIANGDFLSVLPFVEVMDLSYNNAGQNSHNLTLSKNFSKLASLKTLHLENYVFSALHKNHLEPLYSLSNLSVLNLGTNFIYWTDLSLFEKFHNLSSVGLSENSLTFLPKRVDALSVNGYGWGYEPDIDRYGPFIHKDQFYRRHLPNIKPECLAYGPVLDLSKNNIFHINPDMLQGLNNTACLNLSSNFIGDMFNGSEFVHFSKLKYLDLSQNKVYLRYEHAFSELTALEVLDLSYNKHYFLVAGLNHSLAFLEHLDSLKVLNLSWNEISTLTDKTMSSSSLQELNFQGNRLDIMWNEGLDFNHLFRELNNLTSLDLSYNQLRHIPSEVYHNFPKALRHLTLSKNGLEDFNWTMLTQLPHLEELDLSKNHLEQVALTVSTLNSSLRLLDLSHNRISQLAPGFLSGARSLYVLNLSFNLLELINQTTFETGAENHLQQVSLQGNPIHCTCDLLEFQLWMRSNEVEIPLLASGVTCDMPMERKGRSVLSYDIEECVKDDNAMAFCILTLLLIVHVLLVSLTAHLFYWDLSYILDYCGAKLKHQCLLQHTACVYDAFVMYDTTDPLASDWVLNHLRVELEEHGERVRPLCLEERDWMPGVPIMDNLSNSVRQSRKTVFVLTEGFLSRGVVKMAALLVQQRLVEEGVDAMVLLLLQPQVLRRSRILHLRRRLCRRSVLEWPATACPAAQRWFWHNLKRAIRKDQRATHASLHGTYFTGR